Proteins from a genomic interval of Xylocopa sonorina isolate GNS202 chromosome 6, iyXylSono1_principal, whole genome shotgun sequence:
- the Msn gene encoding serine/threonine-protein kinase msn isoform X12, with amino-acid sequence MAHNLAPSVNCSLDDIDLNALKEPAGIFELIEVVGNGTYGQVYKGRHTKTGQLAAIKVMDVTEDEEEEIKLEINVLKRYSNHRNIATYYGAFVKKSSPGKDDQLWLVMEYCGAGSVTDLVKSTKGQSLKEEWIAYISREILRGLSYLHSNKVIHRDIKGQNVLLTDNAEVKLVDFGVSAQLDRTIGRRNTFIGTPYWMAPEVIACDENPDATYDNRSDLWSLGITALEMAESQPPLCDLHPMRALFLIPRNPPPRLKSKKWAKKFHGFIETVLVKDYHQRPYTEQLLKHPFIRDQPTERQVRIQLKDHIDRCKKRKQEKERDDYRYSGSENEEDEPALAGEASSIVQAPGGDTLRRNFQQIQEGRTLTQEVAPQPPAAKEKPNSRSQRDIPEPGPPARPAIPHRLIVVPDPQPPSRPLPPTPRDDPRQPHKVSTPPSNHQPLIGGGGSGGSGGQAASQRNSHVFKPMLPPRKPEDLDMLAAQLNELGVSQGPEAPPRPNRQHKGPTASSTSNSGQPASSNDQNNKQMPQSSSILDPALSVESDSDDDLEDAGGNNARNDGTLLASDPPKPLPEFSPFRPSADPSTTSSHNAQNSHLEGKPKGGAPNRPLPPTPDEEESGDRTLVMKRNREGGDRSRGGGSGGDFQRSDSSPGSRPSSVLPDLLTSSPGQRQDKTTSEEYRQAVKAPTPFALQQKQRSFLTFGFGAGPARRESHVNVNVTPTSHDLASDTPEIRKYKKRFNSEILCAALWGVNLLIGTENGLVLLDRSGQGKVYQLINRRRFQQMEVLEGQNILVTISGKKNRVRVYYLSWLKSKILRTDGHSDQVERRNGWINVGDLQGAVHFKIVKYERIKFLVIALKDSIEIYAWAPKPYHKFMAFKSFGELAHRPLLVDLTIEEGTRLKVIYGSADGFHAVDLDSATVYDIYLPKHTQGPICPHCIVALPNSNGMQLLLCYDNEGVYVNTYGRLSKTMVLQWGEMPTSVAYIGTGQIMGWGNKAIEIRSVESGHLDGVFMHKKAQRLKFLCERNDKVFFSSAKGGSACQIYFMTLNKPGMANW; translated from the exons ATGGCGCATAATTTGGCACCGAGCGTCAATTGTTCGCTCGACGACATTGATCTGAACGCTTTGAAG GAACCTGCTGGTATCTTCGAATTGATAGAAGTCGTTGGTAATGGAACCTATGGCCAAGTTTATAAA GGTCGACACACAAAAACTGGCCAATTGGCGGCCATTAAAGTTATGGACGTTACGGAA gacgaggaggaggaaaTCAAATTAGAAATAAATGTATTAAAAAGG TATTCGAATCACAGAAATATAGCAACGTATTATGGTGCCTTCGTCAAGAAGTCATCACCTGGAAAGGATGATCAGCTGTGGTTGGTTATGGAATACTGCGGAGCTGGCTCCGTTACGGATCTTGTCAAGTCAACTAAAGGCCAGAGTTTAAAGGAGGAATGGATTGCTTATATATCACGGGAAATATTGAGAGGACTTAGTTATcttcacagcaataaagttatacacAGGGATATCAAAGGACAAAATGTTCTGTTGACTGATAATGCTGAAGTTAAGCTTG TCGATTTTGGCGTTAGTGCACAATTAGACCGGACAATAGGTAGGAGAAATACATTTATTGGAACACCATATTGGATGGCTCCGGAGGTAATAGCCTGTGATGAAAATCCAGACGCTACATACGATAATAGAAGTGATCTTTGGTCATTGGGAATAACCGCTTTAGAAATGGCCGAATCACAACCTCCCCTTTGCGATCTTCATCCAATGCGA GCTTTATTTCTGATCCCACGTAATCCACCACCAAGACTGAAGTCGAAAAAATGGGCGAAGAAGTTCCACGGTTTTATTGAAACGGTTTTAGTAAAAGATTATCATCAGAGGCCGTATACAGAGCAGCTCCTTAAACATCCATTTATTCGGGACCAACCAACCGAAAGACAAGTTAGGATACAACTTAAAGATCATATTGATCGCTGTAAAAAGCGTAAACAAGAAAAAG AAAGGGACGATTATCGATATAGTGGTAGTGAGAATGAGGAAGATGAGCCAGCATTAGCTGGTGAAGCATCATCCATAGTTCAAGCACCTGGTGGTGATACGTTGCGTAGAAATTTCCAACAAATTCAGGAAGGTAGGACTTTGACTCAAGAAGTAGCTCCTCAACCGCCTGCTGCTAAAGAAAAACCGAATAGCAGATCTCAAAGAGATATACCAGAACCAGGACCACCTGCACGACCTGCCATTCCACACAGACTAATCG TAGTTCCAGACCCACAACCACCATCTCGGCCATTACCACCAACACCTAGGGACGATCCACGGCAACCGCACAAAGTTTCGACACCGCCTTCCAATCATCAGCCGCTTATTGGTGGAGGTGGCAGCGGAGGTTCTGGTGGTCAAGCTGCATCGCAAAGGAACAGTCATGTGTTCAAACCTATG CTGCCGCCAAGGAAACCAGAG GACTTGGACATGCTGGCCGCTCAACTCAACGAGCTTGGTGTGTCACAGGGCCCAGAGGCCCCGCCAAGGCCGAATAGACAGCATAAAGGCCCTACTGCATCGTCAACGTCAAATTCTGGTCAGCCTGCAAGCAGTAATGATCAAAACAACAAACAAATGCCACAGTCTTCCAGTATACTCGATCCA GCTTTATCCGTTGAAAGTGATAGCGACGACGATCTTGAAGATGCAGGGGGAAATAATGCTAGGAACGATGGTACATTACTTGCCAGTGATCCACCTAAGCCTTT ACCCGAATTTTCTCCTTTCAGACCGTCTGCGGATCCGTCGACGACGTCGTCGCACAATGCTCAGAACTCGCACCTCGAAGGTAAGCCGAAAG GCGGAGCACCAAATCGGCCACTTCCACCGACCCCTGACGAGGAAGAATCAGGAGATCGTACGCTAGTCATGAAACGG AACCGAGAAGGTGGTGATCGTTCGAGAGGCGGCGGTAGCGGTGGTGACTTCCAAAGGTCAGACTCATCGCCTGGATCACGACCCAGTTCCGTCCTACCGGATCTTCTCACCTCGTCGCCGGGTCAACGACAGGATAAGACAACCAGCGAAGAG TACCGACAAGCGGTTAAAGCACCGACGCCATTTGCACTCCAACAGAAGCAGAGATCGTTTCTCACCTTCGGGTTCGGCGCCGGACCAGCCAGAAGAGAATCTCATGTGAATGTTAACGTAACACCGACCAGTCATGATCTAGCGTCCGACACGCCGGAGATACGCAAATATAAGAAACGTTTTAACAGCGAAATACTTTGCGCGGCACTTTGGG GAGTGAACCTTTTAATTGGCACGGAGAACGGTCTTGTATTATTGGACAGAAGCGGCCAGGGCAAAGTTTACCAATTAATAAATAGGAGACGATTTCAACAGATGGAAGTCCTCGAGGGGCAAAATATTTTGGTTACAATTAGCGGGAAAAAGAATCGAGTACGGGTGTATTACCTTTCCTGGCTTAAAAGTAAGATTCTAAGGACCGACGGACACAGTGAC CAAGTCGAACGACGCAATGGATGGATAAACGTTGGCGATCTTCAGGGAGCGGTACATTTTAAGATAGTTAAGTACGAGAGAATAAAGTTTCTTGTTATCGCGCTGAAAGATTCGATAGAAATATACGCCTGGGCACCGAAGCCTTACCACAAGTTCATGGCTTTCAAATCGTTCGGTGAACTGGCGCACAGACCGCTGCTTGTCGATCTTACCATAGAAGAAGGCACGAGGTTAAAAGTAATTTATGGCAGTGCCGATGGTTTCCACGCTGTTGATTTAGACTCCGCTACGgtttatgatatttatctgcCGAAACAT ACTCAGGGCCCCATTTGTCCGCATTGCATCGTTGCATTGCCGAATAGTAACGGCAtgcaattattattatgttaCGATAACGAAGGTGTATACGTAAACACTTATGGTAGACTTTCCAAAACCATGGTTCTTCAATGGGGCGAGATGCCCACTAGCGTTGCATATATCGGTACAGGGCAAATCATGGGCTGGGGTAACAAGGCTATTGAGATTCGAAGCGTAGAAAGTGGACACCTCGATGGTGTTTTCATGCATAAGAAAGCTCAACGGCTCAAGTTCCTTTGCGAGCGTAATGATAAG GTATTTTTCTCGTCAGCAAAAGGCGGAAGCGCATGCCAGATTTACTTCATGACATTAAATAAACCTGGCATGGCTAACTGGTGA
- the Msn gene encoding serine/threonine-protein kinase msn isoform X14, with amino-acid sequence MAHNLAPSVNCSLDDIDLNALKEPAGIFELIEVVGNGTYGQVYKGRHTKTGQLAAIKVMDVTEDEEEEIKLEINVLKRYSNHRNIATYYGAFVKKSSPGKDDQLWLVMEYCGAGSVTDLVKSTKGQSLKEEWIAYISREILRGLSYLHSNKVIHRDIKGQNVLLTDNAEVKLVDFGVSAQLDRTIGRRNTFIGTPYWMAPEVIACDENPDATYDNRSDLWSLGITALEMAESQPPLCDLHPMRALFLIPRNPPPRLKSKKWAKKFHGFIETVLVKDYHQRPYTEQLLKHPFIRDQPTERQVRIQLKDHIDRCKKRKQEKERDDYRYSGSENEEDEPALAGEASSIVQAPGGDTLRRNFQQIQEGRTLTQEVAPQPPAAKEKPNSRSQRDIPEPGPPARPAIPHRLIVVPDPQPPSRPLPPTPRDDPRQPHKVSTPPSNHQPLIGGGGSGGSGGQAASQRNSHVFKPMLPPRKPEDLDMLAAQLNELGVSQGPEAPPRPNRQHKGPTASSTSNSGQPASSNDQNNKQMPQSSSILDPALSVESDSDDDLEDAGGNNARNDGTLLASDPPKPLPSADPSTTSSHNAQNSHLEGGAPNRPLPPTPDEEESGDRTLVMKRNREGGDRSRGGGSGGDFQRSDSSPGSRPSSVLPDLLTSSPGQRQDKTTSEEYRQAVKAPTPFALQQKQRSFLTFGFGAGPARRESHVNVNVTPTSHDLASDTPEIRKYKKRFNSEILCAALWGVNLLIGTENGLVLLDRSGQGKVYQLINRRRFQQMEVLEGQNILVTISGKKNRVRVYYLSWLKSKILRTDGHSDQVERRNGWINVGDLQGAVHFKIVKYERIKFLVIALKDSIEIYAWAPKPYHKFMAFKSFGELAHRPLLVDLTIEEGTRLKVIYGSADGFHAVDLDSATVYDIYLPKHTQGPICPHCIVALPNSNGMQLLLCYDNEGVYVNTYGRLSKTMVLQWGEMPTSVAYIGTGQIMGWGNKAIEIRSVESGHLDGVFMHKKAQRLKFLCERNDKVFFSSAKGGSACQIYFMTLNKPGMANW; translated from the exons ATGGCGCATAATTTGGCACCGAGCGTCAATTGTTCGCTCGACGACATTGATCTGAACGCTTTGAAG GAACCTGCTGGTATCTTCGAATTGATAGAAGTCGTTGGTAATGGAACCTATGGCCAAGTTTATAAA GGTCGACACACAAAAACTGGCCAATTGGCGGCCATTAAAGTTATGGACGTTACGGAA gacgaggaggaggaaaTCAAATTAGAAATAAATGTATTAAAAAGG TATTCGAATCACAGAAATATAGCAACGTATTATGGTGCCTTCGTCAAGAAGTCATCACCTGGAAAGGATGATCAGCTGTGGTTGGTTATGGAATACTGCGGAGCTGGCTCCGTTACGGATCTTGTCAAGTCAACTAAAGGCCAGAGTTTAAAGGAGGAATGGATTGCTTATATATCACGGGAAATATTGAGAGGACTTAGTTATcttcacagcaataaagttatacacAGGGATATCAAAGGACAAAATGTTCTGTTGACTGATAATGCTGAAGTTAAGCTTG TCGATTTTGGCGTTAGTGCACAATTAGACCGGACAATAGGTAGGAGAAATACATTTATTGGAACACCATATTGGATGGCTCCGGAGGTAATAGCCTGTGATGAAAATCCAGACGCTACATACGATAATAGAAGTGATCTTTGGTCATTGGGAATAACCGCTTTAGAAATGGCCGAATCACAACCTCCCCTTTGCGATCTTCATCCAATGCGA GCTTTATTTCTGATCCCACGTAATCCACCACCAAGACTGAAGTCGAAAAAATGGGCGAAGAAGTTCCACGGTTTTATTGAAACGGTTTTAGTAAAAGATTATCATCAGAGGCCGTATACAGAGCAGCTCCTTAAACATCCATTTATTCGGGACCAACCAACCGAAAGACAAGTTAGGATACAACTTAAAGATCATATTGATCGCTGTAAAAAGCGTAAACAAGAAAAAG AAAGGGACGATTATCGATATAGTGGTAGTGAGAATGAGGAAGATGAGCCAGCATTAGCTGGTGAAGCATCATCCATAGTTCAAGCACCTGGTGGTGATACGTTGCGTAGAAATTTCCAACAAATTCAGGAAGGTAGGACTTTGACTCAAGAAGTAGCTCCTCAACCGCCTGCTGCTAAAGAAAAACCGAATAGCAGATCTCAAAGAGATATACCAGAACCAGGACCACCTGCACGACCTGCCATTCCACACAGACTAATCG TAGTTCCAGACCCACAACCACCATCTCGGCCATTACCACCAACACCTAGGGACGATCCACGGCAACCGCACAAAGTTTCGACACCGCCTTCCAATCATCAGCCGCTTATTGGTGGAGGTGGCAGCGGAGGTTCTGGTGGTCAAGCTGCATCGCAAAGGAACAGTCATGTGTTCAAACCTATG CTGCCGCCAAGGAAACCAGAG GACTTGGACATGCTGGCCGCTCAACTCAACGAGCTTGGTGTGTCACAGGGCCCAGAGGCCCCGCCAAGGCCGAATAGACAGCATAAAGGCCCTACTGCATCGTCAACGTCAAATTCTGGTCAGCCTGCAAGCAGTAATGATCAAAACAACAAACAAATGCCACAGTCTTCCAGTATACTCGATCCA GCTTTATCCGTTGAAAGTGATAGCGACGACGATCTTGAAGATGCAGGGGGAAATAATGCTAGGAACGATGGTACATTACTTGCCAGTGATCCACCTAAGCCTTT ACCGTCTGCGGATCCGTCGACGACGTCGTCGCACAATGCTCAGAACTCGCACCTCGAAG GCGGAGCACCAAATCGGCCACTTCCACCGACCCCTGACGAGGAAGAATCAGGAGATCGTACGCTAGTCATGAAACGG AACCGAGAAGGTGGTGATCGTTCGAGAGGCGGCGGTAGCGGTGGTGACTTCCAAAGGTCAGACTCATCGCCTGGATCACGACCCAGTTCCGTCCTACCGGATCTTCTCACCTCGTCGCCGGGTCAACGACAGGATAAGACAACCAGCGAAGAG TACCGACAAGCGGTTAAAGCACCGACGCCATTTGCACTCCAACAGAAGCAGAGATCGTTTCTCACCTTCGGGTTCGGCGCCGGACCAGCCAGAAGAGAATCTCATGTGAATGTTAACGTAACACCGACCAGTCATGATCTAGCGTCCGACACGCCGGAGATACGCAAATATAAGAAACGTTTTAACAGCGAAATACTTTGCGCGGCACTTTGGG GAGTGAACCTTTTAATTGGCACGGAGAACGGTCTTGTATTATTGGACAGAAGCGGCCAGGGCAAAGTTTACCAATTAATAAATAGGAGACGATTTCAACAGATGGAAGTCCTCGAGGGGCAAAATATTTTGGTTACAATTAGCGGGAAAAAGAATCGAGTACGGGTGTATTACCTTTCCTGGCTTAAAAGTAAGATTCTAAGGACCGACGGACACAGTGAC CAAGTCGAACGACGCAATGGATGGATAAACGTTGGCGATCTTCAGGGAGCGGTACATTTTAAGATAGTTAAGTACGAGAGAATAAAGTTTCTTGTTATCGCGCTGAAAGATTCGATAGAAATATACGCCTGGGCACCGAAGCCTTACCACAAGTTCATGGCTTTCAAATCGTTCGGTGAACTGGCGCACAGACCGCTGCTTGTCGATCTTACCATAGAAGAAGGCACGAGGTTAAAAGTAATTTATGGCAGTGCCGATGGTTTCCACGCTGTTGATTTAGACTCCGCTACGgtttatgatatttatctgcCGAAACAT ACTCAGGGCCCCATTTGTCCGCATTGCATCGTTGCATTGCCGAATAGTAACGGCAtgcaattattattatgttaCGATAACGAAGGTGTATACGTAAACACTTATGGTAGACTTTCCAAAACCATGGTTCTTCAATGGGGCGAGATGCCCACTAGCGTTGCATATATCGGTACAGGGCAAATCATGGGCTGGGGTAACAAGGCTATTGAGATTCGAAGCGTAGAAAGTGGACACCTCGATGGTGTTTTCATGCATAAGAAAGCTCAACGGCTCAAGTTCCTTTGCGAGCGTAATGATAAG GTATTTTTCTCGTCAGCAAAAGGCGGAAGCGCATGCCAGATTTACTTCATGACATTAAATAAACCTGGCATGGCTAACTGGTGA
- the Msn gene encoding serine/threonine-protein kinase msn isoform X4: protein MAHNLAPSVNCSLDDIDLNALKEPAGIFELIEVVGNGTYGQVYKGRHTKTGQLAAIKVMDVTEDEEEEIKLEINVLKRYSNHRNIATYYGAFVKKSSPGKDDQLWLVMEYCGAGSVTDLVKSTKGQSLKEEWIAYISREILRGLSYLHSNKVIHRDIKGQNVLLTDNAEVKLVDFGVSAQLDRTIGRRNTFIGTPYWMAPEVIACDENPDATYDNRSDLWSLGITALEMAESQPPLCDLHPMRALFLIPRNPPPRLKSKKWAKKFHGFIETVLVKDYHQRPYTEQLLKHPFIRDQPTERQVRIQLKDHIDRCKKRKQEKERDDYRYSGSENEEDEPALAGEASSIVQAPGGDTLRRNFQQIQEGRTLTQEVAPQPPAAKEKPNSRSQRDIPEPGPPARPAIPHRLIVVPDPQPPSRPLPPTPRDDPRQPHKVSTPPSNHQPLIGGGGSGGSGGQAASQRNSHVFKPMLPPRKPEDLDMLAAQLNELGVSQGPEAPPRPNRQHKGPTASSTSNSGQPASSNDQNNKQMPQSSSILDPALSVESDSDDDLEDAGGNNARNDGTLLASDPPKPLPSADPSTTSSHNAQNSHLEGKPKGGAPNRPLPPTPDEEESGDRTLVMKRKLSQMSDDRGTISNRRSEADEQLLLKEWDFTRFFQGFNERLDKMKQEHPQETAETSKSVNEDHLSSSSTEKTLKRQEQLSSRRKYENQSQQQQQQQQQQQQQQQHQKQQQQQQQQQLKAVHRRQESDSKLGNTSSAFARAFRRENSDFFPSARHSAYLQKSDSSRSSIFSSGNRRGSEISVVGIAGKKGNAVSAGEPVLTDFSFGRDGLQRPRREKTESEIVFGSRHEARRFDFGRDKDDTTRRRSCRPSDAVSAVVDEAGTIKSTASTTASEYSPIVTQNREGGDRSRGGGSGGDFQRSDSSPGSRPSSVLPDLLTSSPGQRQDKTTSEEYRQAVKAPTPFALQQKQRSFLTFGFGAGPARRESHVNVNVTPTSHDLASDTPEIRKYKKRFNSEILCAALWGVNLLIGTENGLVLLDRSGQGKVYQLINRRRFQQMEVLEGQNILVTISGKKNRVRVYYLSWLKSKILRTDGHSDQVERRNGWINVGDLQGAVHFKIVKYERIKFLVIALKDSIEIYAWAPKPYHKFMAFKSFGELAHRPLLVDLTIEEGTRLKVIYGSADGFHAVDLDSATVYDIYLPKHTQGPICPHCIVALPNSNGMQLLLCYDNEGVYVNTYGRLSKTMVLQWGEMPTSVAYIGTGQIMGWGNKAIEIRSVESGHLDGVFMHKKAQRLKFLCERNDKVFFSSAKGGSACQIYFMTLNKPGMANW from the exons ATGGCGCATAATTTGGCACCGAGCGTCAATTGTTCGCTCGACGACATTGATCTGAACGCTTTGAAG GAACCTGCTGGTATCTTCGAATTGATAGAAGTCGTTGGTAATGGAACCTATGGCCAAGTTTATAAA GGTCGACACACAAAAACTGGCCAATTGGCGGCCATTAAAGTTATGGACGTTACGGAA gacgaggaggaggaaaTCAAATTAGAAATAAATGTATTAAAAAGG TATTCGAATCACAGAAATATAGCAACGTATTATGGTGCCTTCGTCAAGAAGTCATCACCTGGAAAGGATGATCAGCTGTGGTTGGTTATGGAATACTGCGGAGCTGGCTCCGTTACGGATCTTGTCAAGTCAACTAAAGGCCAGAGTTTAAAGGAGGAATGGATTGCTTATATATCACGGGAAATATTGAGAGGACTTAGTTATcttcacagcaataaagttatacacAGGGATATCAAAGGACAAAATGTTCTGTTGACTGATAATGCTGAAGTTAAGCTTG TCGATTTTGGCGTTAGTGCACAATTAGACCGGACAATAGGTAGGAGAAATACATTTATTGGAACACCATATTGGATGGCTCCGGAGGTAATAGCCTGTGATGAAAATCCAGACGCTACATACGATAATAGAAGTGATCTTTGGTCATTGGGAATAACCGCTTTAGAAATGGCCGAATCACAACCTCCCCTTTGCGATCTTCATCCAATGCGA GCTTTATTTCTGATCCCACGTAATCCACCACCAAGACTGAAGTCGAAAAAATGGGCGAAGAAGTTCCACGGTTTTATTGAAACGGTTTTAGTAAAAGATTATCATCAGAGGCCGTATACAGAGCAGCTCCTTAAACATCCATTTATTCGGGACCAACCAACCGAAAGACAAGTTAGGATACAACTTAAAGATCATATTGATCGCTGTAAAAAGCGTAAACAAGAAAAAG AAAGGGACGATTATCGATATAGTGGTAGTGAGAATGAGGAAGATGAGCCAGCATTAGCTGGTGAAGCATCATCCATAGTTCAAGCACCTGGTGGTGATACGTTGCGTAGAAATTTCCAACAAATTCAGGAAGGTAGGACTTTGACTCAAGAAGTAGCTCCTCAACCGCCTGCTGCTAAAGAAAAACCGAATAGCAGATCTCAAAGAGATATACCAGAACCAGGACCACCTGCACGACCTGCCATTCCACACAGACTAATCG TAGTTCCAGACCCACAACCACCATCTCGGCCATTACCACCAACACCTAGGGACGATCCACGGCAACCGCACAAAGTTTCGACACCGCCTTCCAATCATCAGCCGCTTATTGGTGGAGGTGGCAGCGGAGGTTCTGGTGGTCAAGCTGCATCGCAAAGGAACAGTCATGTGTTCAAACCTATG CTGCCGCCAAGGAAACCAGAG GACTTGGACATGCTGGCCGCTCAACTCAACGAGCTTGGTGTGTCACAGGGCCCAGAGGCCCCGCCAAGGCCGAATAGACAGCATAAAGGCCCTACTGCATCGTCAACGTCAAATTCTGGTCAGCCTGCAAGCAGTAATGATCAAAACAACAAACAAATGCCACAGTCTTCCAGTATACTCGATCCA GCTTTATCCGTTGAAAGTGATAGCGACGACGATCTTGAAGATGCAGGGGGAAATAATGCTAGGAACGATGGTACATTACTTGCCAGTGATCCACCTAAGCCTTT ACCGTCTGCGGATCCGTCGACGACGTCGTCGCACAATGCTCAGAACTCGCACCTCGAAGGTAAGCCGAAAG GCGGAGCACCAAATCGGCCACTTCCACCGACCCCTGACGAGGAAGAATCAGGAGATCGTACGCTAGTCATGAAACGG AAACTTAGTCAGATGTCAGACGATCGCGGCACCATCAGCAACCGGCGCTCCGAGGCTGACGAGCAACTTCTGTTGAAGGAGTGGGATTTCACCCGCTTCTTCCAAGGTTTTAACGAAAGATTGGATAAAATGAAACAAGAACATCCGCAAGAGACAGCGGAGACGAGTAAGTCTGTTAACGAGGATCATCTGTCTTCGTCGTCCACGGAGAAAACGTTAAAGAGGCAAGAACAGTTATCATCGCGTAGGAAGTACGAGAATCAatcgcaacagcagcagcaacaacaacagcagcagcagcaacagcagcagcatcaaaagcagcaacagcagcagcaacagcaacaattAAAAGCGGTGCATAGACGGCAAGAAAGCGATTCGAAGCTTGGCAATACGTCCAGCGCTTTTGCACGTGCCTTCCGTCGCGAGAATTCCGACTTTTTCCCATCCGCGAGACACTCTGCATATTTACAGAAGTCTGATTCATCAAGATCGAGCATATTCTCGAGCGGTAACCGCCGCGGAAGCGAGATAAGTGTTGTTGGTATCGCCGGAAAGAAAGGCAATGCTGTCAGTGCCGGCGAGCCGGTTCTAACAGACTTTTCGTTCGGCCGTGACGGTCTTCAGAGGCCTAGAAGAGAGAAAACCGAGAGCGAGATCGTTTTCGGTAGTAGACACGAGGCCAGAAGGTTCGACTTTGGACGCGATAAAGATGACACTACGAGAAGACGCAGTTGTAGACCATCTGACGCGGTTTCTGCCGTGGTTGACGAAGCAGGAACTATTAAATCTACGGCCAGTACAACGGCTAGCGAGTACAGCCCCATTGTCACCCAG AACCGAGAAGGTGGTGATCGTTCGAGAGGCGGCGGTAGCGGTGGTGACTTCCAAAGGTCAGACTCATCGCCTGGATCACGACCCAGTTCCGTCCTACCGGATCTTCTCACCTCGTCGCCGGGTCAACGACAGGATAAGACAACCAGCGAAGAG TACCGACAAGCGGTTAAAGCACCGACGCCATTTGCACTCCAACAGAAGCAGAGATCGTTTCTCACCTTCGGGTTCGGCGCCGGACCAGCCAGAAGAGAATCTCATGTGAATGTTAACGTAACACCGACCAGTCATGATCTAGCGTCCGACACGCCGGAGATACGCAAATATAAGAAACGTTTTAACAGCGAAATACTTTGCGCGGCACTTTGGG GAGTGAACCTTTTAATTGGCACGGAGAACGGTCTTGTATTATTGGACAGAAGCGGCCAGGGCAAAGTTTACCAATTAATAAATAGGAGACGATTTCAACAGATGGAAGTCCTCGAGGGGCAAAATATTTTGGTTACAATTAGCGGGAAAAAGAATCGAGTACGGGTGTATTACCTTTCCTGGCTTAAAAGTAAGATTCTAAGGACCGACGGACACAGTGAC CAAGTCGAACGACGCAATGGATGGATAAACGTTGGCGATCTTCAGGGAGCGGTACATTTTAAGATAGTTAAGTACGAGAGAATAAAGTTTCTTGTTATCGCGCTGAAAGATTCGATAGAAATATACGCCTGGGCACCGAAGCCTTACCACAAGTTCATGGCTTTCAAATCGTTCGGTGAACTGGCGCACAGACCGCTGCTTGTCGATCTTACCATAGAAGAAGGCACGAGGTTAAAAGTAATTTATGGCAGTGCCGATGGTTTCCACGCTGTTGATTTAGACTCCGCTACGgtttatgatatttatctgcCGAAACAT ACTCAGGGCCCCATTTGTCCGCATTGCATCGTTGCATTGCCGAATAGTAACGGCAtgcaattattattatgttaCGATAACGAAGGTGTATACGTAAACACTTATGGTAGACTTTCCAAAACCATGGTTCTTCAATGGGGCGAGATGCCCACTAGCGTTGCATATATCGGTACAGGGCAAATCATGGGCTGGGGTAACAAGGCTATTGAGATTCGAAGCGTAGAAAGTGGACACCTCGATGGTGTTTTCATGCATAAGAAAGCTCAACGGCTCAAGTTCCTTTGCGAGCGTAATGATAAG GTATTTTTCTCGTCAGCAAAAGGCGGAAGCGCATGCCAGATTTACTTCATGACATTAAATAAACCTGGCATGGCTAACTGGTGA